A stretch of Sulfurimonas sp. DNA encodes these proteins:
- a CDS encoding DUF3373 family protein, with protein sequence MKKIVTLSAIAFLSTAAFAADADFQKQIDELNQKIEQLQQANNKQDKKISEVNAQSAQNNIKFNIDFRTAYDNLRYKTASGETFSNDALYTNRLWLGMGYAPTDDMLFKGQLAYNKAFGASYGQRGTGFGFDTFDWVINENLTDDALRVREAYWLWNLRTGSIGWTASIGRRPSTNGFLSNLREDDAKAKSPMGHVINMEFDGASVAMKLDSYVPGMYVKLCLGRGLTNATGWASEATKAIGSPVGGSSQPNYTKDGNNLDNVDMAGFIFVPYDNGQYSVETTWYRGFNVPGLYATSIDGATGAPTAYSMRNGGDMDGAAISFKADGIGEGINDFLDETTLFASFAMSKSHPNIGITRAVDMSSMGMGTINMTGNSMLGSNESETGTSIWLGAVMPNLTGGKFGLEYNHGSKYWRPFTYGEDTMIGSKMATRGNAYEAYWSQPIIKDVFSMQIRYTYLDYKYTGSNAFFGDGGTPMTMSEAKAMGMDPVETAQDIRVYFRYRY encoded by the coding sequence ATGAAAAAAATCGTTACATTGTCGGCTATCGCTTTTTTGAGTACTGCGGCATTTGCTGCAGATGCTGATTTTCAAAAGCAGATAGATGAGCTCAACCAAAAAATAGAGCAGCTGCAACAAGCCAACAATAAGCAGGATAAAAAGATATCGGAAGTAAATGCGCAATCTGCACAAAACAATATAAAGTTCAATATTGATTTTAGAACTGCGTATGATAATTTACGCTATAAAACTGCAAGTGGAGAAACATTTTCAAATGATGCTCTTTACACAAACCGTTTATGGTTAGGTATGGGTTATGCTCCGACTGATGATATGCTATTTAAGGGTCAGTTAGCCTACAATAAAGCTTTCGGTGCTAGTTATGGGCAAAGAGGAACAGGTTTTGGGTTTGATACTTTTGACTGGGTTATAAATGAAAATCTAACAGATGACGCTCTAAGAGTAAGAGAGGCTTATTGGTTATGGAACCTTAGAACAGGATCTATCGGTTGGACGGCAAGTATCGGTCGTCGCCCGTCTACAAACGGTTTCTTAAGCAATCTAAGAGAAGATGATGCAAAAGCAAAATCTCCTATGGGTCATGTTATAAATATGGAGTTTGACGGCGCATCCGTAGCTATGAAACTAGACAGCTATGTTCCGGGAATGTATGTTAAACTTTGTCTTGGTCGCGGACTAACGAATGCAACAGGCTGGGCAAGTGAAGCAACAAAAGCTATCGGATCACCTGTAGGCGGTTCTAGTCAGCCTAATTACACAAAAGACGGAAACAACTTAGACAATGTCGATATGGCAGGATTTATCTTCGTGCCGTATGACAATGGTCAATACTCAGTTGAGACTACATGGTACAGAGGATTTAATGTTCCGGGACTATATGCTACTTCTATCGATGGTGCAACGGGTGCACCGACGGCATACAGCATGCGCAACGGTGGAGATATGGACGGTGCGGCAATCTCTTTCAAAGCTGACGGTATCGGAGAGGGCATCAATGACTTCTTAGATGAAACAACTCTTTTTGCTTCATTTGCTATGTCAAAATCTCATCCAAATATAGGTATTACAAGAGCTGTAGATATGAGTTCTATGGGTATGGGTACTATAAATATGACTGGCAACAGCATGCTTGGAAGCAATGAATCCGAAACTGGTACTTCCATCTGGTTAGGTGCAGTAATGCCAAACTTAACAGGCGGTAAATTTGGTTTAGAGTATAACCACGGCTCAAAATACTGGAGACCGTTTACTTATGGTGAAGACACTATGATAGGTTCTAAAATGGCAACTCGCGGTAATGCTTATGAAGCTTACTGGTCTCAACCGATTATAAAAGATGTTTTCTCTATGCAAATCAGATATACATATTTAGATTATAAATATACCGGTTCAAATGCTTTCTTTGGAGACGGCGGTACTCCGATGACTATGTCTGAAGCAAAAGCAATGGGAATGGATCCTGTTGAAACTGCACAAGATATACGCGTATATTTTAGATACAGATACTAA
- a CDS encoding FAD/NAD(P)-binding oxidoreductase encodes MKKNKILEEILNEVDKHPEIMSRREALKYLTMSPLAASVLASATVGTTAASAASSNAKGKVVIVGGGLAGMSTAALIRNTASNIEVTVIEPDQYSVSYQPGQTLVAAGVWKKEDIIYKRDDFLPSGVKLIKGSVTAFDPANNKVTVDGKEDVSYDQLIVATGLVLNYGGIKGLEGVITSSGENSVVRQKIGKNGTHSIYFRDGSEDTWKGIQELVAKAKAHTGTEKLQALFSMPATAIKCGGAPMKIMYLTHAHLEKAGVANKVELTFNTNGGALFGIPEYNAAIVKQFEKRGFKWNFSHNLVEIDTEAKIATFDKFWKEKGEFDEALDEYVMVTKHDYKAIKYDFIHVTPPMKASDEVAKSPLGSEQGWVPVEKETLQHVKFKNVWSLGDVAALPMTKTGGSARKEYRVLVENMVASMEGKTTLPAKFGGYTVCPLITGLGTVMLAEFDWSKKPTPSFPLDPTQERWIWWLLKVYALKPMTMYGMLAGRA; translated from the coding sequence ATGAAAAAGAACAAAATCTTAGAAGAGATTTTAAATGAAGTTGACAAGCATCCTGAGATTATGTCTCGTCGTGAAGCTTTAAAATATTTGACAATGTCTCCGTTGGCAGCATCTGTGCTTGCAAGTGCAACTGTCGGAACAACAGCTGCAAGCGCTGCATCAAGCAATGCTAAGGGCAAAGTAGTTATCGTTGGTGGCGGTCTAGCAGGTATGAGTACGGCGGCACTTATCAGAAATACTGCATCAAATATCGAAGTTACGGTAATCGAGCCGGATCAATATTCAGTATCTTACCAACCGGGACAAACTCTTGTAGCTGCAGGTGTTTGGAAGAAAGAAGATATTATCTATAAAAGAGACGACTTTTTACCAAGCGGCGTTAAGCTTATCAAAGGAAGCGTAACTGCTTTTGATCCTGCAAACAACAAAGTAACGGTAGACGGCAAAGAAGATGTAAGTTATGATCAACTAATCGTAGCTACGGGTCTTGTGTTAAATTACGGCGGAATTAAAGGCTTAGAGGGAGTAATTACTTCATCTGGAGAAAATTCAGTTGTAAGACAAAAAATCGGTAAAAACGGTACTCACTCAATCTATTTCCGTGACGGTTCAGAAGATACTTGGAAAGGTATCCAAGAGTTAGTAGCAAAAGCTAAAGCTCACACTGGTACTGAAAAACTTCAAGCTCTATTTAGTATGCCTGCTACTGCAATCAAGTGTGGTGGTGCTCCGATGAAGATTATGTATCTTACACATGCTCACCTAGAAAAAGCAGGTGTTGCGAACAAAGTTGAACTGACTTTCAACACAAACGGCGGAGCATTATTTGGAATCCCTGAATACAATGCTGCAATCGTTAAACAGTTTGAAAAAAGAGGCTTTAAGTGGAATTTCTCTCACAACTTGGTAGAAATCGATACTGAAGCTAAAATTGCAACTTTCGATAAGTTCTGGAAAGAAAAAGGCGAATTTGACGAAGCATTAGATGAGTATGTAATGGTTACAAAACATGATTACAAAGCGATTAAATACGATTTCATCCATGTAACGCCTCCTATGAAAGCTTCTGATGAAGTTGCAAAATCTCCACTTGGCTCTGAGCAAGGATGGGTACCTGTTGAAAAAGAAACTCTTCAACATGTTAAATTTAAAAATGTATGGTCTTTAGGGGATGTTGCTGCACTTCCAATGACTAAAACAGGTGGTTCTGCTCGTAAAGAGTACAGAGTGCTAGTTGAAAATATGGTAGCTTCAATGGAAGGCAAAACTACTTTACCTGCTAAATTTGGCGGATACACTGTTTGTCCACTTATCACTGGTCTTGGTACTGTTATGCTTGCTGAGTTCGACTGGAGCAAAAAACCGACTCCTTCATTCCCGCTTGACCCTACACAAGAGAGATGGATATGGTGGTTACTAAAAGTTTATGCACTTAAACCGATGACTATGTACGGAATGCTTGCAGGTAGAGCGTAA
- a CDS encoding cytochrome C — MNKIVKVALGAALILSVGATTASADADKGLKLYSKKLKDACGISGAAMAGKHTQGQWNEINKAGNLAKEIKTICPKASDEDLNDKTLPHYYDFFYKFGSDSGNVPSC; from the coding sequence ATGAATAAAATCGTAAAAGTTGCATTAGGTGCAGCATTAATTTTAAGTGTTGGCGCAACAACTGCAAGTGCAGATGCTGATAAAGGTTTAAAACTTTATTCTAAAAAATTAAAAGATGCTTGTGGTATAAGCGGGGCAGCTATGGCAGGTAAACATACTCAAGGTCAGTGGAATGAAATTAACAAAGCAGGAAATCTTGCTAAAGAGATTAAAACTATTTGTCCAAAAGCAAGTGACGAAGATTTAAACGATAAAACTCTTCCTCACTACTATGATTTCTTCTACAAATTCGGAAGCGACAGCGGGAATGTTCCTTCTTGCTAA
- a CDS encoding MBL fold metallo-hydrolase has translation MKKAILLASAAMMFSLSLNAFTLGKLGDFKFEKANDNVYIMHGPEREPSKENEGFMNNPAIIESKNGLIVIDPGGNYNVGKKILAEIEKVSKKPIIAVFNTHKHGDHWFANKNIQEKYPNVPIYALDYMIEQVKDNSAETWYGILDRLTGNLEGTKPFAFPTAGVVNKQSVVVDGQTFIMRHYAKGHTDTDILIEHVNSNTLFIGDNLITNRFGAFDDSSNIHDNIELLEKIKNKQDGFKKYKLYVPGHGRSSGEISKTIDPFLNYLKIITAGAKKAYKAGVESYEIKPEIHEQLKAYHKWDAYEGQMGKHLMKAYEEVEAQD, from the coding sequence ATGAAAAAAGCTATATTATTAGCTTCAGCCGCTATGATGTTTTCATTATCGCTAAATGCATTTACATTAGGAAAACTTGGTGATTTTAAATTTGAAAAAGCAAACGATAATGTTTATATTATGCATGGACCAGAGAGAGAACCGAGCAAAGAGAACGAAGGTTTTATGAATAATCCTGCGATTATAGAGAGTAAAAACGGACTTATCGTAATAGATCCGGGCGGAAACTATAATGTTGGTAAAAAAATCCTTGCAGAGATTGAAAAAGTAAGCAAAAAACCGATTATTGCTGTTTTTAATACTCATAAGCACGGCGATCACTGGTTTGCAAATAAAAATATTCAAGAAAAGTATCCAAATGTGCCTATTTATGCTCTTGATTATATGATTGAACAGGTAAAAGACAACTCTGCCGAGACTTGGTACGGCATACTAGACAGATTGACAGGCAACTTAGAAGGCACAAAACCGTTTGCTTTCCCGACTGCAGGTGTTGTAAATAAACAAAGTGTTGTGGTTGACGGACAAACTTTTATTATGCGTCACTACGCAAAAGGGCATACGGATACGGATATATTGATTGAGCATGTCAACTCAAATACACTTTTCATAGGAGACAATCTTATTACCAACCGCTTTGGAGCATTTGATGATTCTTCAAATATACATGACAATATTGAACTTTTAGAGAAAATTAAAAACAAACAGGACGGTTTTAAAAAATATAAACTCTATGTTCCGGGTCACGGGCGCTCAAGCGGTGAAATAAGCAAAACAATAGATCCGTTTTTAAATTACTTGAAAATAATCACTGCAGGTGCTAAAAAAGCATATAAAGCAGGTGTTGAGAGTTATGAAATAAAACCGGAGATACATGAACAGCTAAAAGCTTACCACAAATGGGATGCTTACGAAGGTCAGATGGGCAAACACCTTATGAAAGCTTACGAAGAGGTAGAAGCACAAGATTAA